In Erwinia pyrifoliae DSM 12163, the genomic window TCAATTCGACCCACATGGTGGTTTGATCAAAGCGTACATTCTTAGCTGAAATAGTCATTCCAGGCCTCCACAAACAGCGTTTGGTTCTGTTCAACCATTTTTGTTAACTCCCTGAGCGTACGGGCATTAAAGCCATCATTTCTGCCCAGCTTTACCCCATCGTCTGTCCAGAACTTTGCTTCACCTTCGGCGCTGCGGACATGAATATGGGCTGGTTCACGAGGGTTGCCCTCATTCGAGTAAAAGAAAAACTTAAATCCGTTAAGTCTGAGTATAACCGGCATTAATGAGGCACCTCGCTTCTGACACGATTATCTTGCATAAAAAAGCGCCAGTCAAACTGGCGCATTGGAGGGTATTTTTTAAAAGTAAATCCTAAAAAGGTATGTCATCGTCGAAGTCCATCGGTGGCTGATTCGCCGGATTCGCTGGCGCAGACTGGGGCTGCTGAGATGGTTGGGGTTGTTGAGACTGCCCCCGGCCACCCTGCTGAGCGTTGTTTCCGCCCGTGTCGCTGCCGTGGCGTCCGCCCAGCATCTGCATCGTGCCGTTAACGCCCACCACCGTTTCCGTCGTCCAGCGGTCAGTACCGTTGTTGTCCGTCCATTTGCGTGTGCGCATCTGACCTTCGATGTAGACCTGAGCCCCCTTGCGGAGGTATTCAGCGGCCACTTCTGCCAGCTTGCCAAACAGCACCACACGGTGCCATTCGGTTTTTTCACGAGTTTCACCGCTTTGTTTATCACGCCAGGTTTCTGAAGTAGCCAGGTTTCTGAAGTAGCTAGGTTTAACCCGGCCACCGCATTACCGTTCGGCATCGAACGTACTTCAGGATCCTGGCCCAGATGGCCAACGAGGGTAACTTTGTTAATTCCACGACTTGCCATAATGTTACCCCTATGCCCATTTACGCTGCGTCCACTGCCTCTTTTCGAGAGCAATATCGGCCTGCCGACGGGTTTTGTAATACTCAGCTGACTCGCGGGACACAGGTCCCTGTTCGTTTGCGGTGCCAATATAAAAACCGCGACCGCTTGACAGCACCTCGACGGGTAACTGATATCCATTTTCTGCTGCTAAAAAACCGTTGATGTGTTCCATTGCGCTATTCTCCGTAATTAAGCTGCAGTAAATCTCCTGCGAGAGAGATTTACCGACAGACAGAAGGTTGAATAATTGGTTGAAAAAAATCGGGTTAAAACGAGTTAGGGTCGTATTCAGCCTGAGAAGCTGAACCCTGTTCTGGTGTGTTGGACGCATTCGGCGCGGTGTAGACCACCTCCTGCCCTTTCTTGATAAAGTCCACCTTGATAAGGCGGGCCTTCAGAGAAGGACGGGATTCCCCGGCATGTTCACCCGGCTGGAGGGTAAAAACATCGGCTTTAAGTCCACTGAGAACAAAGCCCAGCAGGACTTTCTCCTCTTCGTCGACCGCCTTTTGGCAGCGGTTGATAAGCTTGGTGGTATCAGCGCCAGCAATGGTGACGTCAAAACGGGTATAGGACGCGTTATCTGTCGGACCGGTCAGGGCGTTGATAACGGCGCAGGTAAACTCACCGTTAGGTCCCTGAACGCGGCGGATCGAACTGAGATAGCCGATACCATTGACGTTAAGGTTGAAATACTCTTTTTTCTGAGAGCCAGAAGCAGAGCCATTTGAAGCAGGGGGAGTATTCGCGTTTGCAGTCATGGTGTTTTCTCCGGAGTAGCGATAAACAGGGTGCGGAGAAACATCTTTCCTGTGCGGGAGAGAGTTTCCCGCAGGGAGTCGGCAGTGAAATGCCGACAGGCTGTATAAGTGAAGTGAACCTTAACCTGGTCATCAGGTCGCTGTTTGCAAAGGTTAAGCTGCGCGGAATAGTGCTCCACTTTTGGTCATCCCTTGCGTAATAGGGGATTGGGGCGTTTTCGCTGCCATGTGGCGTTACATCAGGCTTGTCATGCTTAGTTCTAACGTGCCTGCCAGATGCCCATAAATGGCATGTGTAGTGGTATTAGGCGCAGCTATTTAAACTAAATCACAACCAGCATATTTCAACCCCATGATATTGCTGCGTTAGTTAGGATTTTATCACAATGTATTGATAGGTAACTCAGCTCTTAGATTATTAAAAATTCAGCATATAAGGGATAATCAAACACCTAACTAACCGAGATGAATATTTGAAAATTTAGTTACAAACTAATTTGGCTATTTTTAAGAAAAATTACTCCCTCTTAATAAAAGTACTTTTTTTCGAAAGGACATAAGCATCATCGGTCAAAATACTCACTTCTCCATTTTTATTTTTCTTAACTTCCATTAACTTTTTCTTTTCAACACATCTGACTTCAGATTTCATTTGGTTGAAACACAGAAGATCTTCTTTGCCTGCCGGTTTATAGCCATCATCAAAATTCCAAAAACTGACGTGGAACACTCCATTCTCTGAAGGCTCTGGCACATTAAAACGTTTTTTCATCATTGGAATATTTTTTTGCCACCATTTTATCTTAGAATTGTCTGTTAATGGAAAGTTTTTAACGAGAACATCAGCATAACTTCCATCAGAATAAACCGCAATTATTTTCACTGGCAATAAAAAATTAAAAATAATAAAAGAAACCAACAATAAAAATAATAAAAACAAACCCAAATCCTTATTCTTAAACAAGTTTATTTCCTCCCCTTCACTGTGACAACAGCATTGATATTAGTAAAAAATGGCTTAAAGCCAAATCCTTTCCAACGTTGGAGTACAAACCAGATACGAAAAGCCCTTAAGAAATGAAATTTATTATTCATAATATCACTTCGGTCGAGACCGAAATGATCTTGCCCACTATATTTAATAGTAGCGGTGAAATCATGTTCATAAATATCAATACTTATGATCTGAATCTTGGTGGCATACACATCATGCACTGACATGCCTAACCCATTGAAATAATCTATCCAACGACTGAATTTAGGTAGAACAGTACCACGAATATTCTTATTGAAGTTGTTGTCTGCTGACTCAGAGAATATGCCACTATCCCAGTCTATACCATCACGTATAGTATTCTTGATCGCCAGCAAAGAACTACTTTTCTCAGATTTATCGTTTAGAATTTGTTCCCTGTAAGCCCTGTCGAGAAAGGGGCTGGAAAACGCATTTCCCCGGCCACTGTAAAAATGCTTAACCAAATCAGTAAACAACTGCCGCTGCCCGAAATAGTATGCTGGCATGGACAGGCGCAGAAACTCCTCAAAGAGCAATTTGGCTGTTTCCGTTTTTGATTTAGGGCGAGAGTTAATGAAAGCACTGAACAGTGAAACCTCTTCACCTGTCCAAGGGTTCACAACATCTGACACGTCATCCAGTCCGAATTCTTGCCTGAGCTGCTTTTCTGTTAAATCGCCATAGC contains:
- a CDS encoding DUF4160 domain-containing protein, whose protein sequence is MPVILRLNGFKFFFYSNEGNPREPAHIHVRSAEGEAKFWTDDGVKLGRNDGFNARTLRELTKMVEQNQTLFVEAWNDYFS
- a CDS encoding STY4534 family ICE replication protein → MTANANTPPASNGSASGSQKKEYFNLNVNGIGYLSSIRRVQGPNGEFTCAVINALTGPTDNASYTRFDVTIAGADTTKLINRCQKAVDEEEKVLLGFVLSGLKADVFTLQPGEHAGESRPSLKARLIKVDFIKKGQEVVYTAPNASNTPEQGSASQAEYDPNSF
- a CDS encoding DUF943 family protein, producing MFKNKDLGLFLLFLLLVSFIIFNFLLPVKIIAVYSDGSYADVLVKNFPLTDNSKIKWWQKNIPMMKKRFNVPEPSENGVFHVSFWNFDDGYKPAGKEDLLCFNQMKSEVRCVEKKKLMEVKKNKNGEVSILTDDAYVLSKKSTFIKRE
- a CDS encoding DUF3289 family protein, which gives rise to MSALQFPCTIYQTQHGFNDYSSDDMRYGDLTEKQLRQEFGLDDVSDVVNPWTGEEVSLFSAFINSRPKSKTETAKLLFEEFLRLSMPAYYFGQRQLFTDLVKHFYSGRGNAFSSPFLDRAYREQILNDKSEKSSSLLAIKNTIRDGIDWDSGIFSESADNNFNKNIRGTVLPKFSRWIDYFNGLGMSVHDVYATKIQIISIDIYEHDFTATIKYSGQDHFGLDRSDIMNNKFHFLRAFRIWFVLQRWKGFGFKPFFTNINAVVTVKGRK